The DNA segment GCGCCACCGCCTCGGGGAAAGCCTCCTCGAGCTCGAGCACGCCGCCCTCGGTCCAGATGCGCGGCGCCTCGACCGCCTCCTGAAGGGTCATCCGATGGTCGATCAGGTTGACGATCGCCTGAAGCGCGGAGGGGAAGATGCGCAGCGCGCCCGGCAGGCCGAGCGCGAAGCAAAGCCTGCCCTCCTTCAGCACCATCATCGGCGCCATCGAGGTGAAGACCCGCTTACCCGGCGCGATCGAGAGCGCCCGTCCGGGATGCGGATCGAAATTGAACATGTAGTTGTTGGCGATCATCCCGGTGCCGGGGATCTGGAGGCAGGCGCCGAACAGCCCGTTGACGGTCTGCGTCGCGCTGACGACGTTGCCGGCCGCATCGGCGACGGTGACATGGGTGGTATCGGCGGATTCGCCGCCGGAGAGCCCGGCCGTCCAGCTTTTCGCCCGGTCCATCGCGATCTGGGCGCGCCGCTCGGCGGCATAAGCCTTGTCGATCAGCCTTTCGACCGGGACCTCGACGAAGGCCGGATCGGCGGTCGCCACGGCGCGGTCGGCGAAGGCGATCTTCAGCGCCTCGGCCAAGAGATGCACCGCATCCGTCGCGCCGAAGCCGAGCGCGCCGATATCGTAGCCTTCGAGGATGTTGAGCATCTGCGCGATGTGCACGCCCGAGGAGGAAGGCGGCGGGGGACCGAGGATCTCGTAGCCGCGATAGGCCCCCCGGATCGGCTGGCGCAGCACGACGCGGTATCGGGCGAGGTCGGCCTCGTCGATCAGCCCGCCATGGGCGGCCATATAGTCGCTCAAGGCCCGTCCCAGCCGCCCGCCATAGAGCGCCTGCGGGCCTTCGGCCGCGATCAGCTTCAGGCTTTCGGCATAATCGGGCTGAACCAGCCGCATGCCGGGCTGAAGCGGCTTTCCGCCCGGCAGCAGCATCGCCTCAAGGCCGGGATCGCGGGCGAGATCGACGACGTTGTCGGCGATGCAGTTCGCGAGATAGGGCGTGACCACGAAGCCGCGCCCGGCGAGCCCGATCGCCGGTTGCAGCACCTCGGCGAGCGTGAGCGCGCCGAAGCGGGAAAGCGCCTCGCACCAGCCCTTGAGGGCGCCGGGCACCGCGACCGCCCTGGCGCCGACCACGTTCTCGCGGTCGCGGGTGTCGCGCTGCCGGCCGATCTCGTCGGAGAGGCAATCGTACATGTCGGGCGTCGCCCTGCCCGGCGCGGTCGAAAGATTGTCGATCACGACATGGCGCCCCTCGGCGAGGCGGATATGGCTCAAGCCCCCGCCGAGGATGCCGACCATCATCGGCTCGACGACCGTCAGCGCGAAGAGCGCGGCCACCGCCGCGTCGACGGCATTGCCGCCGGCGAGCAGCATCTGCGCGCCCGCCGCCGAGGCGAGCGGATGATTGGTGACGACCATGCCGCGCGAGCCGGTCGCCGGCGCCTTCTCGCAGGCGAAGCGCGCGATGCGCGGGGCGGGAGCGTTCATGGCCGGGATCCTGGCGGCGAAACGGGTGGCGAGGCGGGAGCGGCACCTGGGCACGCTCACCGACGATAGACCGCATCGCCTGCATGCGGCACCCCCGAAGCATGCGGGGCCGCTCCCGGCCGGCGAAATGGACGACACACCGTTTAGGCCATAGGAAGGCAACGGCTTCGCGCGCGAAGCCGGACACGCCCTGGAAATCCCCGCTCGGCATCCGAGCGACCGGCACGGCTGCTGGAGGTCACATGCATCGCATCGTCTTTCTTGACCGCGGGACAATAGCCCCGCAGGTCGTCGTTCGCCGACCGGCTTTCGAGCATGTCTGGCAGGAGCATGAAAAATCGTCATCCGGCCAGATCCTGGAACGGGCCGAGGATGCGACGATCATCATCACCAACAAGGTCGATCTTCGCACCGACCTGCTGGCGAAACTGCCCCGGCTGAAACTCGTCGCGGTCGCCGCGACCGGCTATGACTGCATCGACGTCGCGGCCGCCCGGGAACGCGGTATCGCCGTCTGCAATATCCGTGGCTATGCCAAGACGACGGTGCCCGAACACACCTTCGCGCTGATCCTTTCGCTGTCGCGCGCGATCGTGCCCTATCATCAATCCGTGCGCGCCGGCCGATGGCAGGAAGCCGGCCAGTTCTGCTATTTCGATTTTCCGATCTTCGATCTGGCCGGCAAGCGGCTCGGCGTGATCGGCGGCGGGGTTCTGGGCACGCGCGTCGCCGAACTGGGCAGGGCCTTCGGAATGGATGTCGTGGTATACGATCCGAAGCCGGCGGCGCCGACACCGAGCCTGGTGCCGCTGGCCGAACTCATCCGCACCTCGGACGTCATCACCCTGCACTGTCCGCTGACCCCGGAAACGGCCGGCATCATCGACGCCGCGCAATTCCGGCGGATGGAGAAGAAGCCGCTGCTGATCAATACCGCCCGGGGCGGGCTGATCGTCGAGAACGATCTCTACGAGGCCTTGACGGGCGGGCTGGTCGCCGGCGCCGCGCTCGACGTGACCCTGCCGGAGCCTCCGCCCCCGGGCGGCAGCTTCATGCGGCTCGCCGCGCTGCCGAATGTCGTGGTCACGCCGCATACGGCGTGGTCGTCGGTCGAGGCACAGCAAGCTCTCGCCGACCAGTTGATCGACAATGTCGACGCTTTCGTCCAGGGGCAGCCGCGCAACGTCGTCTGACGGAACGAGATCCATCCGGGCCCGGCCAGCCGCCGGGCCGGAGATGTCGATGCTATCGGGGGAAAATCACCCACCAAGGCATGAAAGCCTTGGTGGAGCTGAGGGGAATCTCTGGAGCCTTTGCCGTCAAATCCTTGCAAGGATTGAAGCAATTGATTCTACGGGCCTAACTGGCTCTTCGTAGGGGACATGCTTGGGTACACGGGTGTGTAATCGGAGCAATCTCCATGTCTGCCGTTAACGGCTCCGCGCCGAGCTATCTTGAGAAGCATGGCGCCACATATCGGGTCACCTATCCGATCCCGAAAGAGCTTCAGAGACGCTTCGGAAAAAAGCGTCTCAAGGAATCACTTGGCACCGGTGACCTGCGGAAGGCGAACCGGCTCAAGGGAAAGGTCATCGGTCGCTTCGACGATATGGTCGAGTTGGAGCGAGCCAAGATCAGGCTTGAACGAGGCACGGCAGAGGACAAGGCGAAGCTTCTTCACGCCCTTCTCGCCGATCCCAATCAAGATCACGAAGGGCGCCAGTCAGCCCGTATGGATATCGACCTGGAGCACAGTGGCCTGCTGGGGCGCCCTATCGGCTACGAGTATGTTATCGGCGACGACGACGAGGAGATCGAAGTTCCGATCTATGACCCAATTCGGGAGGCCAACGCGCAGGCCTTTCTCTCG comes from the Bosea sp. (in: a-proteobacteria) genome and includes:
- the ggt gene encoding gamma-glutamyltransferase, with translation MNAPAPRIARFACEKAPATGSRGMVVTNHPLASAAGAQMLLAGGNAVDAAVAALFALTVVEPMMVGILGGGLSHIRLAEGRHVVIDNLSTAPGRATPDMYDCLSDEIGRQRDTRDRENVVGARAVAVPGALKGWCEALSRFGALTLAEVLQPAIGLAGRGFVVTPYLANCIADNVVDLARDPGLEAMLLPGGKPLQPGMRLVQPDYAESLKLIAAEGPQALYGGRLGRALSDYMAAHGGLIDEADLARYRVVLRQPIRGAYRGYEILGPPPPSSSGVHIAQMLNILEGYDIGALGFGATDAVHLLAEALKIAFADRAVATADPAFVEVPVERLIDKAYAAERRAQIAMDRAKSWTAGLSGGESADTTHVTVADAAGNVVSATQTVNGLFGACLQIPGTGMIANNYMFNFDPHPGRALSIAPGKRVFTSMAPMMVLKEGRLCFALGLPGALRIFPSALQAIVNLIDHRMTLQEAVEAPRIWTEGGVLELEEAFPEAVAQALAARGHGVIRSPRVAGGMNAIAFNPDGTMTGAACWRADGTPVAISGGLARAGARFTI
- a CDS encoding D-2-hydroxyacid dehydrogenase, with protein sequence MHRIVFLDRGTIAPQVVVRRPAFEHVWQEHEKSSSGQILERAEDATIIITNKVDLRTDLLAKLPRLKLVAVAATGYDCIDVAAARERGIAVCNIRGYAKTTVPEHTFALILSLSRAIVPYHQSVRAGRWQEAGQFCYFDFPIFDLAGKRLGVIGGGVLGTRVAELGRAFGMDVVVYDPKPAAPTPSLVPLAELIRTSDVITLHCPLTPETAGIIDAAQFRRMEKKPLLINTARGGLIVENDLYEALTGGLVAGAALDVTLPEPPPPGGSFMRLAALPNVVVTPHTAWSSVEAQQALADQLIDNVDAFVQGQPRNVV